Proteins co-encoded in one Flavivirga eckloniae genomic window:
- a CDS encoding class II aldolase/adducin family protein: MKEELEKFIAMSNYAGERYDLIQAGGGNTSVKLDNGEMIIKASGFLLSEVDENTGYALVDNAKILNIIEDPKIINITNKRLRDQKGAEAVNNAKTVKGPRPSIETYLHAILCKYTLHVHAIAVNMLTSVKNWKLLLENIAPDILFVNYETPGIDLAIEMKKEITLYENRCNCKPSIICLQNHGLIITSDDFESIQELTENFISKVEIFLKIDFSRYKITNFLSKEINKYSKEVLTTYLSEDEYINNVLKTAKELFFKKPFCPDGYVFCGYKALEYKGSNSILEYINEYKQLPKLIVFNSFLYIVSKDLKKAKMIEDVCKNNLMILQETKEDIVFLDNSEISYLGNWEAEKYRQNL, encoded by the coding sequence ATGAAAGAAGAATTAGAAAAATTTATAGCAATGTCCAATTACGCAGGAGAAAGATACGATCTTATTCAAGCAGGGGGAGGTAATACATCGGTAAAATTAGATAATGGTGAAATGATTATTAAGGCTTCTGGTTTTTTATTGTCAGAAGTAGATGAGAATACGGGATATGCTTTGGTCGATAACGCAAAAATTTTGAATATTATTGAAGATCCAAAGATTATTAATATTACGAATAAACGTTTAAGAGATCAAAAAGGGGCGGAAGCTGTAAATAATGCTAAAACAGTAAAAGGACCTAGGCCGTCCATAGAAACATATTTACATGCAATACTGTGCAAGTATACATTGCATGTCCATGCCATTGCTGTGAATATGTTAACTTCGGTTAAGAATTGGAAATTATTATTAGAAAATATAGCTCCAGATATTTTATTTGTGAATTATGAGACTCCGGGAATCGATTTAGCGATCGAAATGAAAAAGGAAATAACTCTTTATGAAAACAGGTGTAATTGCAAACCATCTATAATTTGCCTTCAAAATCATGGTTTAATAATCACATCAGATGATTTTGAAAGTATTCAAGAATTGACAGAAAACTTTATAAGTAAAGTAGAGATTTTTCTAAAGATCGATTTTTCACGTTACAAGATAACAAACTTCTTATCAAAAGAGATCAATAAATACTCTAAAGAAGTTTTGACGACATATTTATCAGAAGATGAATATATCAACAACGTTTTAAAAACTGCCAAAGAACTGTTTTTTAAGAAGCCATTTTGTCCTGATGGCTATGTGTTTTGTGGGTATAAAGCTTTAGAATACAAAGGAAGTAATAGTATTTTGGAGTATATAAATGAATATAAGCAATTGCCAAAACTTATTGTTTTTAACTCGTTCCTTTATATTGTATCTAAGGATTTGAAAAAAGCAAAAATGATTGAAGATGTGTGTAAAAACAATCTTATGATACTTCAGGAAACCAAAGAAGACATTGTCTTTTTAGATAATAGTGAGATTTCATATTTAGGGAATTGGGAGGCAGAAAAATACAGACAAAACTTATAA
- a CDS encoding HAD family hydrolase, with translation MSHKNKNHIILDLDHTLYNYDIAHNLAMEQVISFLKEKSNLSKEIVLKAFNTSRKRTHLDLLNTASSHNRLLYFQKTFESLEMNSIDNTLPCYELYWGTFLDNMTLFEGVSELFDKLKSQNRKICILTDLTAHIQFRKINKLGLENHIDFIVSSEEAGKEKPHPIMFYKALDKLKCTKEESVMIGDNWDKDILGAYNFGIEGIWINHKNENKELPLGAIAVSNFKEIINIL, from the coding sequence ATGTCCCACAAAAACAAAAATCATATAATTTTAGATTTGGATCATACGCTTTATAACTATGATATTGCTCATAATTTAGCTATGGAACAAGTAATCTCTTTTTTAAAAGAGAAAAGTAATTTATCTAAAGAAATAGTTTTAAAGGCTTTCAATACTTCTAGAAAACGCACACATTTAGACTTGTTGAATACGGCTTCATCTCATAATCGATTGCTGTATTTTCAAAAAACCTTTGAAAGTTTAGAAATGAATTCGATAGATAACACATTACCATGTTATGAGTTGTACTGGGGGACTTTTTTGGATAACATGACGCTTTTTGAGGGGGTTTCAGAGTTATTTGACAAATTAAAGTCTCAAAATAGAAAGATATGTATTTTGACCGATTTGACGGCTCACATCCAATTTCGTAAAATCAATAAATTGGGATTAGAAAATCACATTGACTTTATAGTGTCCAGTGAGGAGGCTGGAAAAGAAAAGCCTCATCCAATAATGTTTTACAAGGCTCTTGATAAACTAAAATGCACAAAAGAGGAATCGGTAATGATAGGAGACAATTGGGATAAAGATATTTTGGGTGCTTATAACTTTGGAATTGAAGGTATATGGATAAATCATAAAAATGAGAATAAAGAGCTCCCTTTAGGGGCAATTGCTGTTTCTAATTTTAAGGAGATAATAAATATTTTATAA
- a CDS encoding glycosyltransferase, which produces MKKKCLQIGPYTAIGGVSIHIKRLSNLLKDCCEFSFIDESPRVNQQEKVFNIRSKNILEYLRLIRNAEIIHIHTGIWWLRCCHIIVGFFFRKKVIVTIHSLSNLNNSFSVLITKLFLYLVEKTITVSDEVAKKVNADTRYVVHAFLPPILEEEPDLPQEVISLIENNKQKKIICSNAFKLVLHNNEDLYGLDLMIDVARLIKEENKDYKIIFVIASKNEKLNLIGAYSEIIKNENLENYITLITYSISFVKLMTESDLVVRATNTDGDALTVREALYLNRKIIASDICKRPEATILFKNRDSKDLYRKIKNILESKEVKRNNINNLNGNDSAFYENYFNLILSP; this is translated from the coding sequence GTGAAGAAGAAATGTTTACAAATAGGTCCTTATACAGCAATTGGAGGTGTAAGTATTCATATTAAAAGGTTATCAAATTTATTGAAAGACTGTTGTGAGTTTTCCTTTATAGATGAGTCTCCTCGAGTGAATCAGCAAGAAAAAGTTTTTAATATAAGAAGCAAAAATATCTTAGAATATTTGCGGTTGATTAGAAATGCTGAAATTATTCATATCCATACAGGCATATGGTGGCTTAGATGCTGTCATATAATTGTTGGTTTTTTCTTTCGAAAGAAAGTGATAGTTACTATTCATTCTTTGAGTAATCTTAATAACAGTTTTTCTGTGTTAATTACTAAGTTGTTTTTATATTTGGTGGAAAAAACAATTACTGTGAGTGACGAAGTAGCTAAAAAGGTTAATGCTGATACTAGGTATGTTGTGCATGCTTTTTTACCTCCAATTCTTGAAGAAGAGCCTGATTTACCTCAAGAAGTCATAAGTCTTATTGAAAACAATAAGCAAAAAAAAATAATTTGTAGTAATGCCTTTAAGTTAGTTCTTCATAACAATGAAGATTTGTACGGATTAGATTTAATGATAGATGTTGCTAGGTTAATAAAAGAAGAAAATAAGGATTATAAAATTATTTTTGTTATTGCATCTAAAAATGAGAAATTAAATTTAATTGGGGCTTATTCTGAGATAATTAAAAATGAAAACCTGGAAAACTATATTACATTGATAACATATTCAATATCTTTTGTTAAGTTGATGACTGAGAGTGATTTAGTTGTAAGAGCAACTAATACAGATGGAGATGCTTTGACAGTGAGAGAAGCTTTATATTTAAACAGAAAAATAATTGCTTCAGATATATGTAAACGTCCAGAGGCGACAATTTTGTTTAAAAATAGAGATAGCAAAGATTTGTATAGGAAAATAAAGAATATTTTGGAATCTAAAGAAGTTAAAAGAAATAATATCAATAACTTAAATGGTAATGATTCAGCGTTTTATGAGAATTATTTTAATTTAATTCTATCACCTTAA
- a CDS encoding O-antigen ligase family protein → MEEGLKNVKQNLPFLIFPLVFSSIKLEEKNSSIILKYFSFSVLIAAFFALSKALFFKINNIGNYFFFDQLAIILDKHTTYFALFVIVTIIYFLYEATKLSWKKKMLILLLLAFSLLVLYMLSTRISVLGLIAVLLIYSFQFQTNKKSPIRSIILMLTCLSLLFVYLTPNFQKRFNSKSPDGIDISDMGSRVTHWKGVVNRIGNENVVFGSGTGDGHDGLYEEYLKLDFKTGYSYKYNAHNQYLEVILFFGFIGLLLFLFILYVILRKCIKKRDYVSFSVICVFMIFMITESILERHSGIVLFSFLISMIAVKNNKIIKRVFK, encoded by the coding sequence ATGGAAGAAGGATTAAAAAACGTTAAGCAGAACCTACCTTTTTTAATATTCCCTCTTGTATTCTCATCAATAAAACTTGAAGAAAAGAATAGTTCAATCATATTAAAATATTTCAGCTTTTCAGTTTTAATCGCTGCTTTTTTTGCGCTTTCCAAAGCTTTATTTTTTAAAATAAATAATATTGGAAATTATTTCTTTTTTGATCAGTTAGCTATAATTCTGGACAAGCATACAACGTATTTTGCGCTTTTTGTAATAGTTACTATTATATACTTTTTGTACGAGGCAACAAAATTATCTTGGAAAAAGAAGATGCTAATTTTATTGTTACTTGCTTTTTCTCTATTAGTGTTATATATGTTAAGTACAAGAATTAGTGTTCTAGGATTAATAGCTGTGCTTTTAATTTATTCATTTCAATTTCAAACAAACAAAAAATCACCCATAAGATCCATAATTCTTATGTTAACTTGTTTATCACTTTTATTTGTATACTTAACGCCAAATTTTCAAAAAAGATTTAATTCTAAATCCCCGGATGGGATTGATATTTCAGATATGGGATCAAGAGTAACTCATTGGAAAGGTGTTGTGAATCGAATTGGAAACGAAAATGTGGTTTTTGGTTCTGGTACTGGAGATGGCCATGATGGTCTTTATGAAGAATATTTGAAACTAGATTTTAAAACAGGATATTCATATAAGTATAATGCACATAATCAATATTTAGAAGTCATCTTATTTTTTGGATTTATAGGATTACTTTTATTTCTGTTTATTTTGTATGTAATTTTAAGAAAGTGTATTAAAAAAAGAGATTATGTAAGCTTTTCTGTTATTTGTGTTTTTATGATATTTATGATAACTGAATCGATTTTAGAGCGTCATAGTGGGATAGTACTTTTTTCATTTTTAATATCGATGATCGCTGTAAAAAACAATAAGATAATTAAAAGAGTATTTAAGTGA
- a CDS encoding SGNH/GDSL hydrolase family protein, whose translation MMMPGKKVFRITWLIILIFLLGDFILKADKTFLSLNYLWEDMILIETYENIEIDSISTDYLKIKLSSEGINVNHTFALNDNEPHYFRATSIKKKDSIIIFSGIKWLNGHPESVKRTIFQIVDLPIKQTGSVTVTTIGDSQMLWRAGREFRKNLSLKSKDIVFKGKERDVYGYASEAKTFNTIKKVIKSVYNIEDTQNYILFIGAHDRKNDKVTLNQGICQIYEILSSRKSTQKIIVITLPPSSNDTLEAYNKSFNSILKKCSHHYESVFIIDLYEYLLDKQGYLQEDGVHLNEYGHKLLSKLILETL comes from the coding sequence ATGATGATGCCTGGAAAAAAAGTTTTTAGAATAACATGGTTAATTATATTAATTTTCTTGTTGGGAGACTTTATTTTGAAGGCAGATAAAACATTTCTTTCTCTCAATTATTTGTGGGAAGATATGATTTTAATTGAAACCTATGAGAATATTGAAATCGACTCAATATCAACAGATTATTTAAAAATAAAGCTCTCAAGTGAAGGGATAAATGTAAATCATACATTTGCGTTAAATGACAATGAGCCACATTATTTTAGAGCGACAAGCATAAAAAAGAAAGATTCAATAATTATTTTTTCAGGTATAAAGTGGCTGAATGGACATCCTGAATCAGTTAAAAGAACAATATTTCAAATTGTAGATTTACCGATAAAACAAACCGGAAGTGTTACTGTAACAACAATTGGAGATTCTCAAATGCTTTGGAGAGCTGGAAGAGAATTTAGAAAAAACCTTTCGTTAAAAAGTAAGGATATTGTTTTTAAGGGTAAAGAAAGGGATGTTTATGGTTATGCATCAGAAGCAAAAACGTTCAATACAATTAAAAAAGTAATTAAGAGTGTATATAATATTGAAGATACGCAAAATTATATTTTATTTATTGGAGCTCATGATAGGAAAAATGACAAAGTAACTCTAAATCAAGGAATCTGTCAGATATACGAAATACTCTCCTCTCGAAAATCCACTCAAAAGATAATAGTAATTACACTACCTCCATCTTCAAACGATACTTTAGAGGCTTACAACAAGTCTTTTAATAGTATTCTAAAAAAATGCTCTCATCATTATGAATCTGTTTTTATTATTGATTTGTATGAATATTTGTTAGATAAGCAAGGATATTTACAAGAAGATGGTGTACATCTCAATGAATATGGACATAAGTTACTTTCTAAACTTATCTTAGAAACATTATAA